The following coding sequences are from one Acipenser ruthenus chromosome 7, fAciRut3.2 maternal haplotype, whole genome shotgun sequence window:
- the LOC117415490 gene encoding PDZ domain-containing RING finger protein 4-like isoform X2, with the protein MGCNLCSLQKKEEHYKLLYEIAQVNGRDLLKATHEEAVEAFRSAKEPIVVQVLRRTPITKNHGTSQEIHLVDVCTQTDITFEHIMALSKLRPSTPPVPDICPFLLSDSCHSLHPMEHEYYEGNEFLSSMPADADRTEEFEYEEVELCRVNSQEKLGLTLCYRTDDDEDMSIYVSEVGPNSIAARDGRIKEGDRILQINGHDVQNREEAVALLSSEDCRNIVLLVARPEIQLDEGWLDDERNEFLEELNMEMLKEQHHEAMQYTASELEQPKKSEEDGGTTDTATTSSNTQEKDSGVGRTDDSVRNDESSEQENLGDSQKQVSLQDKRELGQSQDTLVSNEMPCNESCVSGEYIDSDCTAAQDEDCERFRQLLKLKCKIRNSGEYDLYYSRSSTIECSLKEPNGVERELQLLNEELRNIELECQNIMQAHKRQNARDQYADVWSIEEEGYRNYNTSDDLQRAKLVDIIEHPEKSDKDSSSAYNTAESCRSTPLTVGQSPDNSLQRLINITNKKNLRSTIAANQMTARQDSKETCLAKTKSSDSSAEQQDNAPESNKLTEHERSSIPQIPYLSPCHSSQYRHTNIPTHARHYQSYMHLIQQKSAVEYAQSQLSLVSMCKDLQKSTEPKMEWKVKVRSDGTRYITKRPVRDKILKERALKIKEERSGMTTDDDTMSEMKMGRYWSKEERKQHLMRAKEQRRRREFMMRSRLECLKESPQSGSEGKKEVNIIELSHKKMMKKRNKKILDNWMTIQELMTHGAKSPEDPQVHNAFLSVTTV; encoded by the exons GTCAATGGGAGGGATCTGTTGAAGGCCACGCACGAGGAAGCAGTAGAAGCCTTTCGCAGTGCCAAGGAACCAATTGTAGTTCAAGTTTTAAGAAGAACTCCCATCACAAAGAATCATGGGACATCTCAGGAAATCCATCTGGTGGATGTTTGCACTCAGACAGACATTACTTTTGAACACATTATGGCTCTCTCCAAGTTAAGGCCATCAACTCCTCCCGTACCTGACATCTGCCCCTTCCTGCTCTCTGACAG TTGTCACTCACTACATCCAATGGAGCATGAATATTATGAAGGAAACGAGTTTCTCTCGAGCATGCCTGCTGATGCAGACCGGACAGAGGAGTTTGAGTATGAG gaAGTTGAACTGTGCCGTGTCAACAGCCAGGAGAAGCTTGGACTTACCTTGTGCTATAGGACTGATGATGACGAGGATATGAGCATCTATGTCAGTGAG GTTGGGCCAAACAGCATTGCTGCCAGAGATGGTCGTATCAAAGAAGGGGATCGAATTTTACAg ATAAATGGTCATGACGTCCAGAATCGTGAAGAAGCAGTGGCATTACTCTCAAGTGAAGACTGCCGAAATATTGTGCTGCTGGTTGCCAGACCAGAAATACAG CTGGACGAAGGCTGGCTGGATGATGAGAGAAATGAATTCTTAGAAGAGCTGAACATGGAGATGTTGAAGGAACAACACCACGAAGCAATGCAGTACACAGCCAGCGAGCTGGAGCAG CCAAAGAAAAGTGAGGAAGATGGTGGAACGACAGACACGGCCACCACCTCATCCAACACCCAGGAGAAGGACAGCGGGGTGGGCCGCACCGATGACAGTGTGCGCAACGATGAGAGCTCTGAGCAGGAGAACCTGGGGGACAGCCAAAAGCAAGTTTCGCTGCAGGACAAACGAGAGCTGGGCCAGAGTCAGGACACGCTGGTGAGCAATGAGATGCCGTGTAACGAGAGCTGTGTGTCTGGTGAATATATCGACTCGGACTGCACTGCAGCCCAGGACGAGGACTGCGAGAGGTTCCGCCAGCTGCTGAAGCTCAAATGCAAGATAAGAAACAGCGGCGAGTATGACCTTTACTACAGCCGCAGCAGTACCATCGAATGCAGCCTCAAGGAACCAAATGGGGTAGAACGGGAGCTACAGCTGCTCAACGAAGAGCTCCGTAACATTGAGCTGGAGTGCCAGAATATCATGCAGGCTCACAAGCGTCAAAATGCAAGGGATCAATATGCTGATGTCTGGTCAATCGAAGAGGAAGGCTATCGAAATTATAACACCAGTGATGACTTGCAGAGAGCTAAGCTAGTGGATATCATAGAGCACCCAGAAAAATCGGACAAGGACAGCTCCAGTGCGTACAACACAGCAGAGAGCTGTCGCAGTACGCCACTGACAGTGGGCCAGTCACCAGATAACTCCTTGCAGCGACTGATCAACATTACGAACAAGAAGAACCTGAGGAGTACCATTGCAGCAAACCAAATGACTGCCAGACAAGACAGCAAAGAGACATGTCTGGCTAAAACTAAAAGTTCAGACAGTTCAGCAGAGCAGCAGGATAATGCACCTGAAAGCAATAAACTTACTGAGCATGAGAGGTCTAGTATTCCACAGATTCCGTATCTTTCACCATGCCACAGTTCCCAGTACAGACATACCAATATACCCACTCACGCCAGGCACTACCAGAGCTACATGCATCTCATCCAGCAGAAATCTGCCGTGGAGTACGCCCAGAGCCAGCTTAGCCTTGTGAGCATGTGCAAAGACTTGCAGAAGTCTACAGAACCTAAAATGGAGTGGAAGGTCAAAGTCCGTAGTGACGGGACGCGATACATCACAAAGAGGCCAGTGAGGGACAAAATTCTGAAAGAGCGTGCCTTGAAGATCAAAGAGGAGCGCAGCGGAATGACGACAGACGACGACACAATGAGCGAGATGAAGATGGGCAGGTACTGGAGCAAGGAGGAGAGGAAGCAGCACTTGATGAGGGCCAAAGAGCAGAGGAGACGACGGGAGTTCATGATGCGCAGCAGACTGGAGTGTCTCAAGGAAAGCCCTCAAAGTGGTAGCGAAGGGAAAAAGGAAGTAAACATTATTGAACTGAGCCACAAAAAGATGATGAAAAAGCGGAATAAGAAAATCTTAGACAATTGGATGACAATCCAAGAACTGATGACCCATGGGGCCAAGTCTCCTGAGGACCCACAAGTACACAATGCCTTCTTGTCTGTTACTACTGTATAA